From one Butyricimonas faecihominis genomic stretch:
- a CDS encoding sugar-transfer associated ATP-grasp domain-containing protein, whose amino-acid sequence MNRKDRYFGMSPRIARWKLDTPFENWLGYKADKSEFWKKLYVIYYKIFDRKYYKGGLPFIKEEIELRRGEWGEFNESYIVRDMIYCLHRLGISFQDYCIYDLINKNYRCRNSFVTDKMRYYYCDILNDREILPLMTNKYTCYLKYQRFFKRDVLGCFSDEDFVAFEKFVTNHRDFIYKPLNEHSGHGIAKYSLDVISISSFFHEKLKQGAFVVEELITQGDEIAVVHPQSVNSFRVVTFTIDNKVYILGVTWRIGTGESIMDNAGAGGIYASIDYQLGVVESDAVDYRGKHFNIHPDTGVQIVGYKLPCWNEALLLVHDMATHLPGTTLISWDIAYSDKGWLMIEANDNGDWSIIQSIKKIGKKEILYNYMDEYFLKCK is encoded by the coding sequence ATGAATAGAAAAGATCGGTATTTTGGGATGTCTCCACGTATTGCTCGATGGAAATTAGATACTCCATTCGAAAATTGGTTAGGTTATAAAGCAGATAAATCGGAGTTTTGGAAAAAACTTTACGTAATATATTATAAAATCTTTGATAGGAAATATTATAAAGGAGGGTTACCTTTTATAAAAGAAGAAATAGAATTACGTAGAGGAGAATGGGGTGAATTTAATGAATCTTATATTGTACGTGATATGATTTACTGTTTGCATCGTTTGGGGATTAGTTTTCAAGATTATTGTATATATGATTTAATAAATAAAAATTATCGTTGTCGTAATTCTTTCGTTACGGATAAAATGCGTTATTATTATTGTGATATTTTGAATGATAGAGAAATTTTGCCTTTGATGACAAATAAATATACATGCTATTTGAAATATCAAAGATTCTTTAAACGGGACGTGTTAGGGTGTTTTTCTGATGAAGATTTTGTGGCTTTTGAAAAATTTGTAACAAATCATCGAGATTTTATTTATAAGCCTTTAAATGAACATTCTGGACATGGTATTGCTAAATATAGTTTGGATGTAATTTCTATTTCAAGTTTTTTTCACGAAAAATTGAAACAGGGAGCTTTTGTTGTAGAAGAATTGATAACGCAAGGAGATGAAATAGCTGTGGTACATCCACAATCCGTGAATTCTTTTAGAGTTGTTACATTTACAATTGATAACAAAGTGTATATTTTGGGGGTTACTTGGAGAATTGGTACAGGAGAATCTATTATGGATAATGCTGGTGCTGGAGGTATATATGCAAGTATTGATTACCAATTAGGAGTTGTTGAATCGGATGCTGTAGATTATAGAGGTAAACATTTTAATATCCACCCAGATACTGGAGTGCAGATTGTTGGGTATAAATTACCTTGTTGGAATGAAGCATTGCTACTTGTTCATGATATGGCAACTCATCTTCCTGGTACAACTTTAATTTCTTGGGATATAGCTTATAGTGATAAAGGGTGGTTAATGATAGAAGCTAATGATAATGGTGATTGGAGTATTATACAATCTATTAAAAAGATAGGGAAAAAGGAAATCTTGTATAATTACATGGATGAGTATTTTTTAAAATGTAAATAA
- a CDS encoding polysaccharide deacetylase family protein: MKKVIMTVDVEGHDGSDPVTHLIMGKTVDGTSYGIGKLMDIFDYHHIKGLFFVDIAEAWDYGEAEIATVLRYIKGRGHDCGVHIHPDHMADTNRLFLWEYTKNEQREIIKKCTDFYIKILGEKPKAFRAGKYGANRDTLDILVENGYLCDFSEFVGQRWCQIEPPVAYNKATRLSSGLLEFPVTSYKSFTFGSYCRNDKLDASMAMNEFRYLVPRLVMEDCVDPIVMFVHSFSLLDWRKTPDKPRVNRKNIKKLDMMLAIFKEESSLTFVSLDELLDQSIMSEDACETIISIKGFRSWRFFMQRACSVIKMRVETKMWNTRRRKK; this comes from the coding sequence ATGAAAAAAGTAATTATGACTGTTGACGTAGAGGGACATGATGGTAGTGATCCTGTAACACATCTTATTATGGGAAAGACTGTGGATGGTACTAGTTATGGTATAGGTAAACTTATGGATATTTTTGATTATCATCATATTAAAGGTCTTTTTTTTGTAGATATTGCAGAAGCGTGGGATTATGGCGAAGCAGAAATTGCTACTGTACTTCGATATATAAAGGGAAGAGGGCATGATTGCGGTGTACATATTCATCCTGATCACATGGCTGATACTAATAGATTGTTTTTATGGGAATATACTAAAAATGAACAGAGAGAGATAATTAAAAAATGTACAGATTTTTATATCAAAATTCTTGGAGAAAAACCGAAAGCATTCCGTGCGGGGAAGTATGGAGCGAATCGTGATACTCTTGATATTTTAGTAGAAAATGGATATTTATGTGATTTTTCTGAATTTGTTGGTCAGCGATGGTGTCAAATTGAACCACCAGTAGCGTATAATAAAGCAACACGTTTGAGTAGTGGTTTGTTAGAGTTTCCAGTTACGTCATATAAAAGTTTTACGTTTGGGTCGTATTGTAGAAATGATAAATTAGATGCAAGTATGGCAATGAATGAGTTCAGATATTTAGTACCTCGTTTGGTAATGGAGGATTGTGTCGATCCAATTGTAATGTTTGTACATAGTTTTTCCTTATTAGATTGGAGGAAAACTCCAGATAAACCAAGAGTAAATAGGAAAAATATAAAAAAACTTGATATGATGCTTGCAATATTTAAAGAGGAATCAAGTTTGACTTTTGTATCATTGGATGAGTTACTTGATCAATCAATTATGAGTGAAGATGCATGCGAAACTATAATATCCATAAAAGGTTTTCGATCATGGCGATTCTTTATGCAGAGGGCTTGTAGTGTAATTAAAATGCGAGTTGAAACAAAAATGTGGAATACAAGGAGAAGGAAAAAATGA
- a CDS encoding glycosyltransferase family 4 protein produces the protein MEYKEKEKMRIYVLMATYSHLYSSGGTIAKATYEILRKEGYDVKVISTTDQNMLQCNDEVTYLPLGWKIRIGSLLTRIGMAEDYLDRWVSSGLEFFKKENLTQEDLLIATSVGEIGTLKLASILKKLYNCKYIAHLHDPVKHAKMNGYKYDWKPHASREKTERNYLINADYVVTCCNTYLEALHKKYSFLSNRLVNAHFGWIESVEKSNRKAENILRIAYGGNFGWPQSPEILAKAVEGLDGVEAVFIGKYQNYKPILRFTDKSNIRLIDRMSHRDYIIYMQTNVDVAFLSLSKEYFSACIPAKLYDYINIGLPILASLPDGEAKKIINDNQYGIAVSIDVNGLREAICSLLDDKVRRIFINNINLDKNKWNIKNQLYPLINLVHELS, from the coding sequence GTGGAATACAAGGAGAAGGAAAAAATGAGAATTTATGTATTAATGGCAACGTATAGTCATCTTTATTCTAGTGGAGGGACTATCGCTAAAGCAACATACGAAATATTGCGGAAAGAGGGATATGATGTTAAAGTTATTTCAACTACAGATCAAAATATGCTGCAATGTAATGATGAGGTTACATATTTACCACTGGGATGGAAAATTCGTATAGGTTCGTTGCTGACTCGTATAGGGATGGCTGAGGACTATCTAGACCGATGGGTAAGTTCTGGATTAGAGTTTTTTAAAAAGGAGAATTTGACTCAAGAAGATTTACTTATTGCGACTAGTGTTGGTGAAATAGGAACACTCAAGCTTGCTAGTATATTGAAAAAGCTCTATAATTGTAAATATATTGCTCATTTACATGATCCTGTGAAGCATGCAAAAATGAATGGATATAAATACGATTGGAAACCTCATGCTTCACGTGAAAAGACTGAACGTAACTATCTGATCAATGCGGATTATGTCGTTACATGCTGTAATACATATTTAGAAGCATTGCACAAAAAATACTCTTTTTTGAGTAACCGTCTAGTTAACGCACACTTCGGTTGGATAGAGAGTGTCGAGAAATCAAATAGAAAAGCAGAGAATATATTAAGAATTGCATATGGAGGAAATTTTGGATGGCCACAATCTCCTGAAATTCTTGCGAAAGCTGTGGAGGGACTTGATGGTGTAGAAGCTGTTTTTATCGGAAAATATCAGAATTATAAACCTATATTGCGATTTACAGATAAATCTAACATTCGGTTGATTGACAGAATGAGTCATCGTGATTATATTATTTATATGCAAACTAATGTAGATGTTGCTTTTTTATCATTAAGTAAAGAATATTTTTCTGCATGTATTCCTGCAAAATTGTATGATTATATCAATATTGGTTTACCGATTTTAGCATCTTTACCAGATGGAGAAGCAAAAAAGATAATTAATGATAATCAATATGGAATTGCTGTATCAATTGATGTAAACGGATTACGCGAAGCAATTTGTTCTTTACTTGATGATAAGGTAAGACGTATTTTTATTAATAATATAAATTTGGATAAAAATAAATGGAATATAAAAAATCAATTATACCCATTAATTAATCTTGTCCATGAATTATCATAA
- a CDS encoding acetyl-CoA carboxylase biotin carboxylase subunit family protein has product MKKILILGAANDQLLLISKSKELGYYVIVCDRTTTNPGLKYVDKHYQVDYMDREVVLQIAKVEEVDGIISNSEVVMQNVAYVCEELGLRGNTLESIRNIGEKNLFRKLQNRIGVFAPKQTDVDTMENAIQAIKEMSLPVLIKPCRNSASRGITKIDSFDESLIRKSFENSARDSWNKKVTVEEFVEMPSLTVIEGDIFIYDGKILWDGIFNDQRSSGAPMVPMSDISPLHLSSEKKNVIKDTVAKIVKGAGLEFGQFNIEMYFTKDNQLFVIEINTRQGGIGVPKFIEQYSGLDYTKLLVSLCVNDYSYCNVLDECRYPMFKYLTRHSVFSRDEGIYDGLYIAEEIKDFVCGIEENFNKGEKVLICEDGTDAVARIDFEFHTLEEQNKYAYSIENYIYPKLK; this is encoded by the coding sequence ATGAAAAAAATACTGATATTAGGTGCTGCTAATGATCAACTACTTTTGATATCGAAATCAAAGGAACTTGGTTATTATGTTATAGTTTGTGATCGGACAACTACAAATCCTGGTCTAAAATATGTTGATAAACATTATCAGGTTGATTATATGGATCGGGAGGTTGTATTACAAATTGCAAAAGTTGAAGAAGTTGATGGGATAATATCGAATTCGGAAGTTGTAATGCAGAATGTCGCATATGTATGTGAAGAGTTGGGACTGCGTGGTAATACTTTAGAAAGTATTCGTAATATAGGAGAAAAGAATTTATTTAGAAAGTTACAAAATAGAATAGGAGTTTTTGCACCAAAGCAGACGGATGTAGATACAATGGAAAATGCTATCCAAGCAATAAAAGAAATGAGTTTGCCAGTATTGATAAAGCCATGTAGAAATTCTGCATCGAGAGGAATAACTAAGATAGATAGTTTTGATGAATCTCTAATAAGAAAATCGTTTGAAAATAGTGCTAGAGATTCTTGGAATAAAAAAGTTACAGTCGAAGAATTTGTTGAAATGCCTTCATTGACCGTGATAGAGGGAGATATTTTCATTTATGATGGTAAAATATTGTGGGATGGTATCTTTAATGACCAAAGAAGTTCTGGTGCACCAATGGTACCTATGAGTGATATTTCTCCATTGCATTTGTCAAGTGAGAAAAAGAATGTAATTAAAGATACCGTGGCCAAAATTGTGAAGGGGGCTGGACTTGAATTTGGTCAATTCAATATAGAAATGTATTTCACTAAAGATAACCAATTATTTGTTATTGAAATTAATACAAGGCAAGGGGGAATAGGGGTTCCTAAATTTATTGAACAATATTCTGGTTTAGATTACACAAAACTCTTAGTTTCATTATGTGTTAATGATTATAGCTATTGTAATGTATTGGATGAATGTCGGTATCCTATGTTTAAATATCTGACGCGTCACTCTGTGTTTAGTAGGGATGAAGGGATATATGATGGGTTATATATTGCTGAAGAAATAAAGGATTTTGTATGTGGTATTGAAGAAAATTTTAACAAAGGGGAAAAGGTCTTGATATGTGAAGACGGAACGGATGCCGTCGCTAGGATTGATTTTGAATTTCATACACTTGAAGAACAGAATAAGTATGCATATAGTATAGAAAATTATATTTATCCAAAATTAAAATAA